The genomic interval CGGGAGAACTCTGTGACGTCAAAGAGCCTACTCTTGAAAGAGCGAGAAGAAAAAGGAGCGATGCCGCTATGAAGCATATGAAAAAGGCGTTCTTGATCGGTGGTGGCGCTGTGCTTTTGCTGCTGTGTATCGTTTTCGGCGCCCTCTTTGCCAGGCCGCTACTGGCCAGCGCGACCGGCCAGAGCGGCAGCCCGCAGGCGACAGCGACGCCGGCTGCGGCCAGCAAGACTGGGGCCTATTGTCAGCAGTGGCTCAAGGATCTGGCGAACCGTCTGCATGTCTCGGTCGCAACCCTGCGCCAGGATAGCAATGCCGCCCTCAGCGATGTCCTCGACCAGATGGTCAAGGATGGCAAGCTGACGCAGAGCGAAGCCACGGCCATCAAGCAGCGTCTGACGACTCACCCGGGCTGCAGCGCTGTGCTCAAAGGCGCGACGCGGCTCGCCATCCGCCAGCAGTTGAAGCCTTACCTGCCCGATCTGGAGAACCAGATCGCTCAGGGTCTGCATCTGAGTGCTGATCAGCTCAAAGCGCAGCTGCAGGCCGGCAAGACGCTCAAGCAGATTGCTGATGCCCAGCACATTTCAGCCAGCCAGCTCCATACGATCGTTCTCAACGCCATCGAGCATGAGCTGGATCGCGCGGCCCAGGCCGGCACCATCACCCAGCAGCAGGCGAGCGCCATCAAGCAGTACCTGCAGAAGCACCCGGCGCTGATTACCCGGCTGGTTAACCGCCACTTTAAGTCTGGTACGCTCTAGTTTCCTCCTTTTTTCCTGTCTCATGGTCTGATCGCGTCATGATGCTGGCTGAGCCAGCAGACAGGAGGGGTCGGGCGCAGGTCGTCAGATCTGCTGGCCCGACCCCTTTTGTCTTGCCTGCTGCTTTCTCGCTTCCTGGCCTCCTGGCCTCGGTGAGCAGCGGCCTGCCAGGCTAGGAGGAGGCTCCTGACTGGCCACTCTGGCCCAGCTTGCGACGGTGCTCTCGTTCGCGTAGCTCGACGCGGCGGATCTTGCCAGAAATGGTCTTGGGGAGTGTCTCGACAAATTCAATCTCGCGCGGGTATTTGTAGGGCGCGGTGACGCGGCGAACATGCTCTTGTAGCTCGCTGGCCAGCTCGGGC from Thermogemmatispora onikobensis carries:
- a CDS encoding AMP-binding enzyme — its product is PELASELQEHVRRVTAPYKYPREIEFVETLPKTISGKIRRVELREREHRRKLGQSGQSGASS